One genomic region from Macaca mulatta isolate MMU2019108-1 chromosome 20, T2T-MMU8v2.0, whole genome shotgun sequence encodes:
- the FHOD1 gene encoding FH1/FH2 domain-containing protein 1 isoform X1 — MAGGEDRGDEEPVSVVTVRVQYLEDTDPFACANFPEPRRAPTCSLDGALPLGAQIPALHRLLGAPLKLEDCALQVSPSGYYLDPELSLEEQREMLEGFYEEISKGRKPTLILRTQLSVRVNAILEKLYGSSGPELRRSLFSLKQIFQEDKDLVPEFVHSEGLSCLIRVGAAADHNYQSYILRALGQLMLFVDGMLGVVAHSETIQWLYTLCASLSRLVVKTALKLLLVFVEYSENNAPLFICAVNSVASATGAPPWANLVSILEEKNGTDPELLVYTVTLINKTLAALPDQDSFYDVTDALEQQGMEALVQRHLGTAGTDVDLRTQLVLYENALKLEDGDIEEAPGGGGRRERRKPSSEEGKRSRRSLEGGGCPARALEPGPTGPASPVGPTSFTSPAPLTGPTSSPVGPPSSLRASVNLFPTISVAPSADTSSERSIYKLHQTAPAWAPESPPVPQSPPGQASLEARFLENVAAAETEKQVALAQGRAETLAEAMPSEADGHPDARQLWDSPETAPAPRTPQSPAPCVLLRAQRSLEPEPKEPLMPASPKAEPIWELPTRAPNLSIGDLDFSDLGEEEDQDMLNVESVEAGKEVPAPAPPLPLLSGVPPPPPPPPPPPIKGPFPPPPPLPLAAPLPHSLPDSSALPTKRKTVKLFWRELKLGGGHGVSASRFGPCATLWASLEPVSVDTARLEHLFESRAKEVLPSKKAGEGRRTMTTVLDPKRSNAINIGLTTLPPVHVIKAALLNFDEFAVSKDGIEKLLTMMPTEEEQQKIEEAQLANPDIPLGPAENFLITLASIGGLAARLQLWAFKLDYDSMEREIAEPLFDLKVGMEQLVQNATFRCILATLLAVGNFLNGSQSSGFELSYLEKVSEVKDTVRRQSLLHHLCSLVLQTRPESSDLYSEIPALTRCAKVDFEQLTENLGQLECRSWAAEESLRSLAKHELAPALRARLTHFLAQRARRVALLRIVHRRVCNRFHAFLLYLGYTPQAAREVRITQFCHTLREFALEYRTCRERVLQQQQKRATYRERNKTRGRMITETEKFSGVAGEAPNNPSVPVAVSSGPGRGDADSHASMKSLLTSRPEDTTHNRRSRGMVQSSSPVMPTVGPSTVPPEEPPGSSLPSDTSDEIMDLLVQSVTKSSPRALAARERKRSRGNRKSLRRTLKSGLGDDLVQALGLSKGPGLEV; from the exons ATGGCGGGCGGGGAAGATCGCGGGGACGAGGAGCCGGTATCAGTGGTGACCGTGAGGGTGCAGTACCTGGAAGACACCGACCCCTTCGCGTGTGCCAACTTCCCGGAGCCGCGCCGGGCCCCCACCTGCAGCCTGGACGGGGCGCTGCCCTTGGGCGCGCAGATACCCGCGCTGCACCGCCTGCTGGGAGCGCCGCTCAAG TTGGAGGATTGTGCTCTGCAAGTGTCTCCCTCTGGATACTACCTGGACCCTGAGCTGTCCTTGGAAGAGCAGCGGGAGATGCTGGAGGGCTTCTATGAAGAGATCAG CAAAGGGCGGAAGCCCACACTGATCCTTCGGACCCAGCTCTCTGTGAGGGTCAACGCTATCTTGG AAAAGCTGTATGGCTCCAGTGGCCCTGAGCTCCGCCGCTCCCTCTTCTCATTGAAGCAGATCTTCCAG GAGGACAAAGATCTCGTGCCTGAATTCGTGCATTCGGAGGGGCTGAGCTGCCTGATCCGTGTGGGTGCTGCTGCCGACCACAACTACCAGAGCTACATCCTTAGAG CGCTCGGCCAGCTGATGCTCTTTGTGGATGGAATGCTGGGGGTGGTGGCCCACAGTGAGACTATTCAGTGGCTGTACACATTGTGTGCCAGCCTG TCCCGCTTGGTGGTGAAGACAGCCCTGAAGCTGCTGTTGGTGTTTGTAGAATACTCCGAAAACAACGCACCGCTGTTCATCTGTGCAGTGAACTCTGTGGCCAGCGCCACCG GCGCTCCTCCCTGGGCCAATCTGGTATCCATCCTGGAGGAGAAGAATGGCACTGACCCTGAGTTGTTGGTGTACACGGTCACCCTCATCAACAAG ACGCTGGCGGCGCTCCCGGACCAGGACTCCTTCTACGATGTGACAGATGCACTGGAGCAGCAGGGCATGGAAGCGCTGGTCCAGCGCCACCTGGGCACTGCAGGCACTGACGTCGACCTGCGCACGCAACTTGTGCTCTACGAG AACGCCCTGAAATTGGAGGATGGAGACATCGAAGAAGCCCCAGGCGGCGGTGGGCGGCGGGAACGACGAAAGCCTTCTTCTGAGGAGGGCAAGAGGAGCCGCCGTTCGCTGGAAGGCGGGGGCTGCCCCGCGCGTGCCCTGGAACCTGG CCCCACAGGCCCCGCCTCACCGGTAGGCCCCACCTCTTTCACCAGCCCCGCCCCGCtgacaggccccacctccagccctgtGGGCCCTCCCTCCAGCCTCCGAGCTTCAGTGAACCTTTTTCCTACCATCTCTGTGGCACCCTCAGCTGACACCTCCAGCGAGAGGAGCATCTACAA aCTTCACCAAACTGCTCCCGCTTG GGCCCCTGAGAGCCCACCTGTCCCCCAATCCCCTCCTGGGCAGGCCAGTTTGGA AGCCCGGTTCCTGGAGAATGTGGCAGCAGCAGAAACAGAGAAGCAGGTTGCGCTGGCCCAGGGCCGGGCAGAGACATTGGCCGAGGCCATGCCCAGTGAGGCAGATGGACACCCAG ATGCCCGGCAACTCTGGGACTCCCCAGAGACAGCACCTGCACCCAGAACACCCCAGAGCCCTGCCCCCTGTGTCCTGCTCCGGGCCCAGCGAAGCCTTGAGCCAGAGCCCAAGGAGCCACTGATGCCAGCAAGCCCCAAGGCTGAGCCCATCTGGGAGCTCCCTACTCGTGCACCCAACCTCTCTATTGGGGACCTGGACTTTTCAGATCTAGGGGAGGAGGAAGACCAGGACATGCTGAATGTAGAGTCTGTGGAGGCTGGGAAAGAGGTCCCAGCTCCCGCACCCCCACTGCCCCTACTCTCGGGAGTCCCTCcacctcccccacctccacctcccccacCCATCAAAGGCCCgttcccaccacctccacctctacCTCTGGCTGCCCCTCTTCCCCATTCATTGCCTGACAGCTCAGCCCTCCCCACCAAGAGGAAGACGGTAAAACTTTTCTGGCGTGAGCTAAAGCTGGGTGGGGGCCATGGAGTCTCTGCAAGCCGCTTTGGGCCCTGCGCCACCCTCTGGGCTTCACTGGAGCCTGTCTCAGTGGACACAGCCCGGCTGGAACACCTCTTTGAGTCTCGTGCCAAAGAGGTGCTGCCCTCCAAG AAAGCTGGTGAGGGCCGCCGGACAATGACCACAGTACTGGACCCCAAACGCAGCAATGCCATCAACATCGGCCTAACCACACTGCCACCTGTGCATGTCATTAAGGCTGCCCTGCTCAACTTTGATGAGTTTGCTGTCAGCAAGGATGGCATAGAG AAGCTACTGACCATGATGCCCACGGAGGAAGAGCAGCAGAAGATTGAGGAAGCCCAGCTGGCCAACCCTGACATACCCCTGGGCCCAGCCGAGAACTTCCTGATAACTCTTGCCTCCATTGGCGGCCTCGCTGCTCGTCTACAACTCTGGGCCTTCAAGCTGGACTATGACAGCATGGAACGG GAAATTGCTGAGCCACTGTTTGACCTGAAAGTGGGTATGGAACAGCTGGTACAGAATGCCACCTTCCGCTGCATCCTGGCTACCCTCCTAGCTGTGGGCAACTTCCTCAATGGATCCCAG AGCAGCGGCTTTGAGCTGAGCTACCTGGAGAAGGTGTCAGAGGTGAAAGACACGGTGCGCCGACAGTCACTGCTACACCATCTCTGCTCCCTAGTGCTCCAGACTCGGCCTGAGTCCTCCGACCTCTATTCAGAAATCCCTGCCCTGACCCGCTGTGCCAAG GTGGACTTTGAACAGCTGACTGAGAACCTGGGGCAGCTGGAGTGCCGGAGCTGGGCAGCTGAGGAGAGCCTGCGGAGCTTGGCCAAGCATGAGCTCGCCCCAGCCCTGCGTGCCCGCCTCACCCACTTCCTGGCCCAGCGTGCCCGCCGTGTTGCCTTGCTGAGGATAGTGCACCGCCGTGTCTGCAATAG GTTCCATGCCTTCCTGCTTTACCTGGGCTACACCCCGCAGGCGGCCCGTGAAGTTCGCATCACGCAGTTCTGCCACACGCTGCGGGAATTTGCGCTTGAGTATCGGACTTGCCGGGAACGAGTActacagcagcagcagaagcgGGCCACATACCGTGAGCGTAACAAGACCCGGGGACGCATGATCACTGAG aCAGAGAAGTTCTCAggtgtggctggggaagcccccAACAACCCCTCTGTCCCAGTAGCAGTGAGCAGTGGGCCAGGCCGGGGAGATGCTGACAGTCATGCTAGTATGAAGAGTCTGCTGACCAGCAGGCCTGAGGACACCACACACAATCGCCGCAGCAGAG GCATGGTCCAGAGCAGCTCCCCAGTCATGCCCACAGTGGGGCCCTCCACTGTACCCCCAGAAGAACCCCCAGGCTCCAGTTTACCCAGTGATACATCAGATGAGATCATGGACCTTCTGGTGCAGTCAGTGACCAAGAGCAGTCCTCGTGCCTTAGCTGCTAGGGAACGCAAGCGTTCCCGCGGCAACCGCAAGTCTT TGAGACGGACGTTAAAGAGTGGGCTCGGAGATGACCTGGTGCAGGCACTGGGACTAAGCAAGGGTCCTGGCCTGGAGGTGTGA
- the FHOD1 gene encoding FH1/FH2 domain-containing protein 1 isoform X8: MAGGEDRGDEEPVSVVTVRVQYLEDTDPFACANFPEPRRAPTCSLDGALPLGAQIPALHRLLGAPLKLEDCALQVSPSGYYLDPELSLEEQREMLEGFYEEISKGRKPTLILRTQLSVRVNAILEKLYGSSGPELRRSLFSLKQIFQEDKDLVPEFVHSEGLSCLIRVGAAADHNYQSYILRALGQLMLFVDGMLGVVAHSETIQWLYTLCASLSRLVVKTALKLLLVFVEYSENNAPLFICAVNSVASATGAPPWANLVSILEEKNGTDPELLVYTVTLINKTLAALPDQDSFYDVTDALEQQGMEALVQRHLGTAGTDVDLRTQLVLYENALKLEDGDIEEAPGGGGRRERRKPSSEEGKRSRRSLEGGGCPARALEPGARFLENVAAAETEKQVALAQGRAETLAEAMPSEADGHPDARQLWDSPETAPAPRTPQSPAPCVLLRAQRSLEPEPKEPLMPASPKAEPIWELPTRAPNLSIGDLDFSDLGEEEDQDMLNVESVEAGKEVPAPAPPLPLLSGVPPPPPPPPPPPIKGPFPPPPPLPLAAPLPHSLPDSSALPTKRKTVKLFWRELKLGGGHGVSASRFGPCATLWASLEPVSVDTARLEHLFESRAKEVLPSKKAGEGRRTMTTVLDPKRSNAINIGLTTLPPVHVIKAALLNFDEFAVSKDGIEKLLTMMPTEEEQQKIEEAQLANPDIPLGPAENFLITLASIGGLAARLQLWAFKLDYDSMEREIAEPLFDLKVGMEQLVQNATFRCILATLLAVGNFLNGSQSSGFELSYLEKVSEVKDTVRRQSLLHHLCSLVLQTRPESSDLYSEIPALTRCAKVDFEQLTENLGQLECRSWAAEESLRSLAKHELAPALRARLTHFLAQRARRVALLRIVHRRVCNRFHAFLLYLGYTPQAAREVRITQFCHTLREFALEYRTCRERVLQQQQKRATYRERNKTRGRMITETEKFSGVAGEAPNNPSVPVAVSSGPGRGDADSHASMKSLLTSRPEDTTHNRRSRGMVQSSSPVMPTVGPSTVPPEEPPGSSLPSDTSDEIMDLLVQSVTKSSPRALAARERKRSRGNRKSLRRTLKSGLGDDLVQALGLSKGPGLEV; the protein is encoded by the exons ATGGCGGGCGGGGAAGATCGCGGGGACGAGGAGCCGGTATCAGTGGTGACCGTGAGGGTGCAGTACCTGGAAGACACCGACCCCTTCGCGTGTGCCAACTTCCCGGAGCCGCGCCGGGCCCCCACCTGCAGCCTGGACGGGGCGCTGCCCTTGGGCGCGCAGATACCCGCGCTGCACCGCCTGCTGGGAGCGCCGCTCAAG TTGGAGGATTGTGCTCTGCAAGTGTCTCCCTCTGGATACTACCTGGACCCTGAGCTGTCCTTGGAAGAGCAGCGGGAGATGCTGGAGGGCTTCTATGAAGAGATCAG CAAAGGGCGGAAGCCCACACTGATCCTTCGGACCCAGCTCTCTGTGAGGGTCAACGCTATCTTGG AAAAGCTGTATGGCTCCAGTGGCCCTGAGCTCCGCCGCTCCCTCTTCTCATTGAAGCAGATCTTCCAG GAGGACAAAGATCTCGTGCCTGAATTCGTGCATTCGGAGGGGCTGAGCTGCCTGATCCGTGTGGGTGCTGCTGCCGACCACAACTACCAGAGCTACATCCTTAGAG CGCTCGGCCAGCTGATGCTCTTTGTGGATGGAATGCTGGGGGTGGTGGCCCACAGTGAGACTATTCAGTGGCTGTACACATTGTGTGCCAGCCTG TCCCGCTTGGTGGTGAAGACAGCCCTGAAGCTGCTGTTGGTGTTTGTAGAATACTCCGAAAACAACGCACCGCTGTTCATCTGTGCAGTGAACTCTGTGGCCAGCGCCACCG GCGCTCCTCCCTGGGCCAATCTGGTATCCATCCTGGAGGAGAAGAATGGCACTGACCCTGAGTTGTTGGTGTACACGGTCACCCTCATCAACAAG ACGCTGGCGGCGCTCCCGGACCAGGACTCCTTCTACGATGTGACAGATGCACTGGAGCAGCAGGGCATGGAAGCGCTGGTCCAGCGCCACCTGGGCACTGCAGGCACTGACGTCGACCTGCGCACGCAACTTGTGCTCTACGAG AACGCCCTGAAATTGGAGGATGGAGACATCGAAGAAGCCCCAGGCGGCGGTGGGCGGCGGGAACGACGAAAGCCTTCTTCTGAGGAGGGCAAGAGGAGCCGCCGTTCGCTGGAAGGCGGGGGCTGCCCCGCGCGTGCCCTGGAACCTGG AGCCCGGTTCCTGGAGAATGTGGCAGCAGCAGAAACAGAGAAGCAGGTTGCGCTGGCCCAGGGCCGGGCAGAGACATTGGCCGAGGCCATGCCCAGTGAGGCAGATGGACACCCAG ATGCCCGGCAACTCTGGGACTCCCCAGAGACAGCACCTGCACCCAGAACACCCCAGAGCCCTGCCCCCTGTGTCCTGCTCCGGGCCCAGCGAAGCCTTGAGCCAGAGCCCAAGGAGCCACTGATGCCAGCAAGCCCCAAGGCTGAGCCCATCTGGGAGCTCCCTACTCGTGCACCCAACCTCTCTATTGGGGACCTGGACTTTTCAGATCTAGGGGAGGAGGAAGACCAGGACATGCTGAATGTAGAGTCTGTGGAGGCTGGGAAAGAGGTCCCAGCTCCCGCACCCCCACTGCCCCTACTCTCGGGAGTCCCTCcacctcccccacctccacctcccccacCCATCAAAGGCCCgttcccaccacctccacctctacCTCTGGCTGCCCCTCTTCCCCATTCATTGCCTGACAGCTCAGCCCTCCCCACCAAGAGGAAGACGGTAAAACTTTTCTGGCGTGAGCTAAAGCTGGGTGGGGGCCATGGAGTCTCTGCAAGCCGCTTTGGGCCCTGCGCCACCCTCTGGGCTTCACTGGAGCCTGTCTCAGTGGACACAGCCCGGCTGGAACACCTCTTTGAGTCTCGTGCCAAAGAGGTGCTGCCCTCCAAG AAAGCTGGTGAGGGCCGCCGGACAATGACCACAGTACTGGACCCCAAACGCAGCAATGCCATCAACATCGGCCTAACCACACTGCCACCTGTGCATGTCATTAAGGCTGCCCTGCTCAACTTTGATGAGTTTGCTGTCAGCAAGGATGGCATAGAG AAGCTACTGACCATGATGCCCACGGAGGAAGAGCAGCAGAAGATTGAGGAAGCCCAGCTGGCCAACCCTGACATACCCCTGGGCCCAGCCGAGAACTTCCTGATAACTCTTGCCTCCATTGGCGGCCTCGCTGCTCGTCTACAACTCTGGGCCTTCAAGCTGGACTATGACAGCATGGAACGG GAAATTGCTGAGCCACTGTTTGACCTGAAAGTGGGTATGGAACAGCTGGTACAGAATGCCACCTTCCGCTGCATCCTGGCTACCCTCCTAGCTGTGGGCAACTTCCTCAATGGATCCCAG AGCAGCGGCTTTGAGCTGAGCTACCTGGAGAAGGTGTCAGAGGTGAAAGACACGGTGCGCCGACAGTCACTGCTACACCATCTCTGCTCCCTAGTGCTCCAGACTCGGCCTGAGTCCTCCGACCTCTATTCAGAAATCCCTGCCCTGACCCGCTGTGCCAAG GTGGACTTTGAACAGCTGACTGAGAACCTGGGGCAGCTGGAGTGCCGGAGCTGGGCAGCTGAGGAGAGCCTGCGGAGCTTGGCCAAGCATGAGCTCGCCCCAGCCCTGCGTGCCCGCCTCACCCACTTCCTGGCCCAGCGTGCCCGCCGTGTTGCCTTGCTGAGGATAGTGCACCGCCGTGTCTGCAATAG GTTCCATGCCTTCCTGCTTTACCTGGGCTACACCCCGCAGGCGGCCCGTGAAGTTCGCATCACGCAGTTCTGCCACACGCTGCGGGAATTTGCGCTTGAGTATCGGACTTGCCGGGAACGAGTActacagcagcagcagaagcgGGCCACATACCGTGAGCGTAACAAGACCCGGGGACGCATGATCACTGAG aCAGAGAAGTTCTCAggtgtggctggggaagcccccAACAACCCCTCTGTCCCAGTAGCAGTGAGCAGTGGGCCAGGCCGGGGAGATGCTGACAGTCATGCTAGTATGAAGAGTCTGCTGACCAGCAGGCCTGAGGACACCACACACAATCGCCGCAGCAGAG GCATGGTCCAGAGCAGCTCCCCAGTCATGCCCACAGTGGGGCCCTCCACTGTACCCCCAGAAGAACCCCCAGGCTCCAGTTTACCCAGTGATACATCAGATGAGATCATGGACCTTCTGGTGCAGTCAGTGACCAAGAGCAGTCCTCGTGCCTTAGCTGCTAGGGAACGCAAGCGTTCCCGCGGCAACCGCAAGTCTT TGAGACGGACGTTAAAGAGTGGGCTCGGAGATGACCTGGTGCAGGCACTGGGACTAAGCAAGGGTCCTGGCCTGGAGGTGTGA
- the FHOD1 gene encoding FH1/FH2 domain-containing protein 1 isoform X17, translating into MLFVDGMLGVVAHSETIQWLYTLCASLSRLVVKTALKLLLVFVEYSENNAPLFICAVNSVASATGAPPWANLVSILEEKNGTDPELLVYTVTLINKTLAALPDQDSFYDVTDALEQQGMEALVQRHLGTAGTDVDLRTQLVLYENALKLEDGDIEEAPGGGGRRERRKPSSEEGKRSRRSLEGGGCPARALEPGPTGPASPVGPTSFTSPAPLTGPTSSPVGPPSSLRASVNLFPTISVAPSADTSSERSIYKARFLENVAAAETEKQVALAQGRAETLAEAMPSEADGHPDARQLWDSPETAPAPRTPQSPAPCVLLRAQRSLEPEPKEPLMPASPKAEPIWELPTRAPNLSIGDLDFSDLGEEEDQDMLNVESVEAGKEVPAPAPPLPLLSGVPPPPPPPPPPPIKGPFPPPPPLPLAAPLPHSLPDSSALPTKRKTVKLFWRELKLGGGHGVSASRFGPCATLWASLEPVSVDTARLEHLFESRAKEVLPSKKAGEGRRTMTTVLDPKRSNAINIGLTTLPPVHVIKAALLNFDEFAVSKDGIEKLLTMMPTEEEQQKIEEAQLANPDIPLGPAENFLITLASIGGLAARLQLWAFKLDYDSMEREIAEPLFDLKVGMEQLVQNATFRCILATLLAVGNFLNGSQSSGFELSYLEKVSEVKDTVRRQSLLHHLCSLVLQTRPESSDLYSEIPALTRCAKVDFEQLTENLGQLECRSWAAEESLRSLAKHELAPALRARLTHFLAQRARRVALLRIVHRRVCNRFHAFLLYLGYTPQAAREVRITQFCHTLREFALEYRTCRERVLQQQQKRATYRERNKTRGRMITETEKFSGVAGEAPNNPSVPVAVSSGPGRGDADSHASMKSLLTSRPEDTTHNRRSRGMVQSSSPVMPTVGPSTVPPEEPPGSSLPSDTSDEIMDLLVQSVTKSSPRALAARERKRSRGNRKSLRRTLKSGLGDDLVQALGLSKGPGLEV; encoded by the exons ATGCTCTTTGTGGATGGAATGCTGGGGGTGGTGGCCCACAGTGAGACTATTCAGTGGCTGTACACATTGTGTGCCAGCCTG TCCCGCTTGGTGGTGAAGACAGCCCTGAAGCTGCTGTTGGTGTTTGTAGAATACTCCGAAAACAACGCACCGCTGTTCATCTGTGCAGTGAACTCTGTGGCCAGCGCCACCG GCGCTCCTCCCTGGGCCAATCTGGTATCCATCCTGGAGGAGAAGAATGGCACTGACCCTGAGTTGTTGGTGTACACGGTCACCCTCATCAACAAG ACGCTGGCGGCGCTCCCGGACCAGGACTCCTTCTACGATGTGACAGATGCACTGGAGCAGCAGGGCATGGAAGCGCTGGTCCAGCGCCACCTGGGCACTGCAGGCACTGACGTCGACCTGCGCACGCAACTTGTGCTCTACGAG AACGCCCTGAAATTGGAGGATGGAGACATCGAAGAAGCCCCAGGCGGCGGTGGGCGGCGGGAACGACGAAAGCCTTCTTCTGAGGAGGGCAAGAGGAGCCGCCGTTCGCTGGAAGGCGGGGGCTGCCCCGCGCGTGCCCTGGAACCTGG CCCCACAGGCCCCGCCTCACCGGTAGGCCCCACCTCTTTCACCAGCCCCGCCCCGCtgacaggccccacctccagccctgtGGGCCCTCCCTCCAGCCTCCGAGCTTCAGTGAACCTTTTTCCTACCATCTCTGTGGCACCCTCAGCTGACACCTCCAGCGAGAGGAGCATCTACAA AGCCCGGTTCCTGGAGAATGTGGCAGCAGCAGAAACAGAGAAGCAGGTTGCGCTGGCCCAGGGCCGGGCAGAGACATTGGCCGAGGCCATGCCCAGTGAGGCAGATGGACACCCAG ATGCCCGGCAACTCTGGGACTCCCCAGAGACAGCACCTGCACCCAGAACACCCCAGAGCCCTGCCCCCTGTGTCCTGCTCCGGGCCCAGCGAAGCCTTGAGCCAGAGCCCAAGGAGCCACTGATGCCAGCAAGCCCCAAGGCTGAGCCCATCTGGGAGCTCCCTACTCGTGCACCCAACCTCTCTATTGGGGACCTGGACTTTTCAGATCTAGGGGAGGAGGAAGACCAGGACATGCTGAATGTAGAGTCTGTGGAGGCTGGGAAAGAGGTCCCAGCTCCCGCACCCCCACTGCCCCTACTCTCGGGAGTCCCTCcacctcccccacctccacctcccccacCCATCAAAGGCCCgttcccaccacctccacctctacCTCTGGCTGCCCCTCTTCCCCATTCATTGCCTGACAGCTCAGCCCTCCCCACCAAGAGGAAGACGGTAAAACTTTTCTGGCGTGAGCTAAAGCTGGGTGGGGGCCATGGAGTCTCTGCAAGCCGCTTTGGGCCCTGCGCCACCCTCTGGGCTTCACTGGAGCCTGTCTCAGTGGACACAGCCCGGCTGGAACACCTCTTTGAGTCTCGTGCCAAAGAGGTGCTGCCCTCCAAG AAAGCTGGTGAGGGCCGCCGGACAATGACCACAGTACTGGACCCCAAACGCAGCAATGCCATCAACATCGGCCTAACCACACTGCCACCTGTGCATGTCATTAAGGCTGCCCTGCTCAACTTTGATGAGTTTGCTGTCAGCAAGGATGGCATAGAG AAGCTACTGACCATGATGCCCACGGAGGAAGAGCAGCAGAAGATTGAGGAAGCCCAGCTGGCCAACCCTGACATACCCCTGGGCCCAGCCGAGAACTTCCTGATAACTCTTGCCTCCATTGGCGGCCTCGCTGCTCGTCTACAACTCTGGGCCTTCAAGCTGGACTATGACAGCATGGAACGG GAAATTGCTGAGCCACTGTTTGACCTGAAAGTGGGTATGGAACAGCTGGTACAGAATGCCACCTTCCGCTGCATCCTGGCTACCCTCCTAGCTGTGGGCAACTTCCTCAATGGATCCCAG AGCAGCGGCTTTGAGCTGAGCTACCTGGAGAAGGTGTCAGAGGTGAAAGACACGGTGCGCCGACAGTCACTGCTACACCATCTCTGCTCCCTAGTGCTCCAGACTCGGCCTGAGTCCTCCGACCTCTATTCAGAAATCCCTGCCCTGACCCGCTGTGCCAAG GTGGACTTTGAACAGCTGACTGAGAACCTGGGGCAGCTGGAGTGCCGGAGCTGGGCAGCTGAGGAGAGCCTGCGGAGCTTGGCCAAGCATGAGCTCGCCCCAGCCCTGCGTGCCCGCCTCACCCACTTCCTGGCCCAGCGTGCCCGCCGTGTTGCCTTGCTGAGGATAGTGCACCGCCGTGTCTGCAATAG GTTCCATGCCTTCCTGCTTTACCTGGGCTACACCCCGCAGGCGGCCCGTGAAGTTCGCATCACGCAGTTCTGCCACACGCTGCGGGAATTTGCGCTTGAGTATCGGACTTGCCGGGAACGAGTActacagcagcagcagaagcgGGCCACATACCGTGAGCGTAACAAGACCCGGGGACGCATGATCACTGAG aCAGAGAAGTTCTCAggtgtggctggggaagcccccAACAACCCCTCTGTCCCAGTAGCAGTGAGCAGTGGGCCAGGCCGGGGAGATGCTGACAGTCATGCTAGTATGAAGAGTCTGCTGACCAGCAGGCCTGAGGACACCACACACAATCGCCGCAGCAGAG GCATGGTCCAGAGCAGCTCCCCAGTCATGCCCACAGTGGGGCCCTCCACTGTACCCCCAGAAGAACCCCCAGGCTCCAGTTTACCCAGTGATACATCAGATGAGATCATGGACCTTCTGGTGCAGTCAGTGACCAAGAGCAGTCCTCGTGCCTTAGCTGCTAGGGAACGCAAGCGTTCCCGCGGCAACCGCAAGTCTT TGAGACGGACGTTAAAGAGTGGGCTCGGAGATGACCTGGTGCAGGCACTGGGACTAAGCAAGGGTCCTGGCCTGGAGGTGTGA